The Corvus hawaiiensis isolate bCorHaw1 chromosome 1, bCorHaw1.pri.cur, whole genome shotgun sequence genomic sequence AGGAGGCTAGGATTATATGTCTCACAGTGAGGACATTCAGTAATACCTAAAACTTAGTCAAAAACTTAACTAAAACTTAAAATAGCCAAGTAGTCTTCCCAGTTCATTACACAGATCAACCTGCTGAGGGTCTACTACTTTTATTAGCCACGGAAGATTCTGACTAGATAATCTTTAATatctttataatttttaatatattatttcatCATTCACTTTCAAGATATTCAAGATAatttctgatgtattttttaaatcaattaaTAAAACCTctgctcatttttatttttaatggatcTTAAGAAATGGCATCTTTTTCTTCTATATAAATTTTATAATAACATATTGTTGCTTCCCGACTATCCCCAGTATTTtgttagaaaacaaaacttGGATTTAATTACTCAGTTCCCTGATACCATTTAACAACACACCTTCCTTACCAGAGTGTAACACATCTTTCTGCTCTTACCGCGTGTGCACAAAAGGAATGTAACCATTTCAGCTACACAGATGTAACTGTATTAGCACAGCTGGTTTTTATAGAGAGGGTTTAACATCTTGCCTGGTGAATGGAAGGTTGTGCAGATCCCATAacaaccttccagtatctgaagggagcctacagggaagctggagaggaactCTTCATCAGGAtttgtagtgacaggacaaggagtaatgggtacaaatGGAAAGAGGAGAAGTTTAGGctgggtattaggaagaaattctttactgtgagggtagtgagacactggaacaggctgcccagggagattgtggatgccccaaccctggcagtgttaaaggccaggttggacaatgccttgagcaacctggtctagtgggaagtgtcccagcccatggcaggagagATAGgacaagatggtctttaaggtccctttcaacccttaacattccatgattctatgaacttCTCTTGTGCCACAACGACACCACAAACCTGTGCAAGCTTTCACAAGTGAGTGGTTATTGCCAGTCTAACAGCTGTGGTTTATGTCCTTCTAGACACAAACTCTTCTcagccagaaaaataaaacacccCCTCACAAGGTATCTTGGAAATAGACCAATGGATAAGTAAAAACCTGTTGTCAAAGCAATAGGAGTGTTATCCATTTCTAAGAGAAACTACTATTTTCTTTGCACTCAGGGCAACTTCAAACTATTAATCTTCCCTACAATTCCACTGACTTTAACTCAGTGGGTTAGAGCATGGCgctaataacaccaaggttgtgggtttgatccccaTATAGGTCAgtcacttaagagctggacttgataTCCATGTAGGCCACtttcaactcaggatattccatgattctgtgacttctgTTGTGCTCGATGGAGGATGTTTGCACAGAGCAACCCAAGCCTACACTTCCAGTGCAGGAGATTCACAGTTCTAAGTGTATCACAGGACTTCAAGTccacaaaaatggaaaaaaaaccatcgTGGAATCCACTGCTATTTCCTCTGGCCATACATCACATTGTCCATTGTGACAAGCGCCCTCCTGGCTCCTGTGTTCCAGGCTCCCGGGTTCCATCAGagcccactgctgctgctgtgcccacagcccccacccCGGCCGCTCCAGCGCCTTCGCCTCAGGGACAGCAACTCTTGTCTTGCTCCTGGGAAGGAGCTCAGCGAGCAACTGGGTGGATCCCCAAGCATCCCCTAGAGGCTGTGCTGATCCCGCAGGGTACAGGTGGGTGCCTGGGGCTGCCACAGGGTGCTCCCAGCTCAGAGGGATGCACAGGACGCTGCTTTGGTGCCTCCACTCCCCCAGCCATGAGGAACACGTCAGAGCTGTGCCAAGTGCCTTTCCTCCTTGTCTTTAGGAAAAATTAATGCACCCTGCTTTATTAGCCAGCCGTTCTGACAATCCTCTGTCCCTTCCATCAACAGTTTGGCTTTCAAGCCTTATTTCTCTATGTGGTTTATGTCACACAAAAGGTAAATTGTCTGTAGAGGATGACATTTGAGTTACAGAAACTCAGTCTTGCATTCAAAGTGGCTCTTAGGAAATACTGTTTACTCAAATTAGTTTTGAGAAAGACCTTTTAAACCCTTACCAAAACTGTGTCACTGCATGAAAACGAGCAAACACACAGTTGTATTAAAACTACAgtttaactgcattttttttttttcacatactACTGTCTTGGGCCCTTGATGGACCTATTTCAGGGACAAAAACTTGGAGTACACAGCCCAGGCATAGCTTTATACTTCACCTGATACGATCAAAAGCCACATGTTTTTTCAAATTCGTGCCTCATTATGAGATAATACTGTTAGAAGTTcattaagttttaaaatttagctTACCATGCATTTGAAGAGTTTGCTCAGCTCTCAGTAACAAAATTATTATTCCTGTAGTTTATTTCATTCTACAGAAAGACAGAAGTCCTAAATGAATCAGAGTAAAGTGTTCCTGTCTCCAGCCTCCCAATTCCACGTGTTGTTGGCCCATATTTTTTTGATTCTGCACCCAGGCCTGAATACTTTTTAACATATTATTTAAAAGGGAGCAATAAGCACAAAAGTATGAAGGCATAATAAatcctcccctcccaccccactgCCCCAAGGAGCGTCAGCAAGAATGTAACTGGGTGAAAGTTAAGGAAGGGAGAGTGGTGGGGGGGAAAGACacaaaatacacaggaaaaaacatagaaaaatatttcccaggTGGAATTCCTGGCCTGGGGATGCCTCCACAACAGCATGCCTTTAAGAATTAGCATTGCTACATAAACCAGTATTACCCAGCCTTTTCTGCACTTGACTGTGCTGAACGAGGGTTTGTACTTCACTGTTTTTTTTGGCAAAGGTTCATAAGCTCACAACCTTAAGTAAACATAAAATCCAGCTATCCAGTCCTGATCGTGAATTCTGTATGCAGGAGCTCCGGGCACACGGCATGAAAACAACCCGACTGACATCCACAGCTTCAGTGCAGACCAGGCAACCCCTGACACAAGTCACTGTGCTTGGAAGAAAGTTATCCCTTCATTTAAGAAGATTTCAGATGTTTCATacttgatttgctttttttgccaGCACAATGAAGGAAATGTCCTGCTTCTGCAtgactttttcttccttgttggAACAGATGGTGAAGGCTTACAAATATGTGACTGGTATTTTTTCAGTGACTCATAGCTCAGAGCCACAGGTTTCAGACGGTGATAAGAAGCTCACCAAGATGGATGTAAGCGTACTTGAGGAGCAGTATGACCAtataaaacagaagcaaaaactgCAACCACACATTATTGTATATAAAACAGGTACGCTTGTATTCGTAGAAAAAAATGCGTTTGtaatgtaaaaattatttctttaaatctttAATAATTCCTAGTTTCATTCTTTTTGTGTTCAGCTTCAAGAGAGGTAAAAGTAAAttccttttctgtcattttggggttttattccttttgctGAAAGATGGTTTTATATTTATATCAATAAGCTTCATGTCAGTGAAATATTAATATGTATTTGCAACAGATGAACATATTTGAGGTAAGGTTTTACAGGTTTTTTACCAGTAAAATAAAGTTCTAAACATAAATAGTAACTCTTACAGGAACCATGTTCTTCATGTCTATGGTAAGTGTATTTGTACAACGTATTCTGTAATATTTCTGCTCTCTTGAATGCTTCCATCAGAACTAGCAATTCTGGgtcatctttctctttttacctTCTCTATCTGGATAAAGAAAGACTACAGGAAGCAATGGCAAATAGCAAGTAACAAGCACAAATTGgggttttgttaaaaaataactttaattAAAAGTCATAGTGGGTAACTAAGATACAAGCTTTGAACAAAAGGTCCTGTTTTGAAAGTATTTCAGTGCATATTGCTTGGAAAGTGCATAGCTAGAAAAACAAGTAATATGTATCACTCATCTACCTGCTATGTCAAACAGAGTTTATGTAAGAAACTTGCcattattttaaagcttttagtTAGACTACTGCTTACAATACTACACTGATACATCAGATTTCCAAGTTAAAGCGATATTGAGAATACTAAGACAACTAATGAAGTTGTCTTCTGAATTTAATTGTAGTATTCAAAACATGCTTCATTCACCTCTCAGTATTTAGCTCAGTAAGTGCAGAACTTAGGTTATTTCattctttacattttcttctaaGTTTTTCAGCAGTTCTAGCATTTGGCTGTGTCACACATGATCAAAACAATCAGAAAAAACATGTAATTATGAACTGTACAACAGATTTGCTTCTTCAATATTCTTTCATCcaaatgttttgaaattctCATGTTAAAAGAATTAAGATCTctatgaggaagaaaaaaatatatctacAAGCTTATATTATCAGGTATCAAAAAGCAGCTaacttgaagaaaaaacagCCCATCTAATCAGCTATAGCAAAAATacattagtttaaaaaaagggaGCAGAAACCTTTATTCAGATTAATTGAAATGAAGTTTCAGATATAATGAATGTAATCAGAGCAGATTTTTTGCAAGGTAATTTGAAGATTAAAATATGTTAGAAAATAGGACTGCACAGTTTCTGGGGAGTTTAAAACGTAGTAGGGCTAAAAATCcacatacaaatatttttatacatatgcACATGCCCCAAAACATTCACAAGACCACATAACCTGCTGCACTGaacttctatcttcaagcagcctGTGTGGAAAGAATTCATGTCACTGTTAGAAGCAGTCGGAGTTTGGGCATTTTTAGTTATGCTGAGTTCTCAAGGTCCTAAAAGTTTATCTTTTACATTCCTGTGGAAGCTGGGAAAACCTATTACATGGCTCAGCACTTTGCACCTGTTACATGCATCAGCTTTCAAGCATATGTGGAGCAGAAATGAACACTGCCATATAGGACTGCCCTACACTATCCCGAAATTCAGGTAGTTCCAAAAGGAAGTCCATGTATGTATCAGTGATTCGTACTAGCAGAAAATTTTTTCCCTACCTAGAGGGGGAAATTATGGCTGTACTGGGAAAGGGGTGACAACAACAGCACCACCACAAACcccacacatacacacaaactTCAAAGGCCAGACACAAAAACTCTCATGGAACGAAAGCACCTTCAGTCCCTTGGGGTCTTAAAAGTCCCTGACAAAGGTCTTTCTTCTACCTAGTAAAACCCTGCtttgctcctgcctggcagaCCAGCTGTCCTTCCATGTAACCACAGGGATTTTGAGCACTGTATGTTTGTTGCACCACAGTTGGAACAGTAACTCCAAGTTTTCTGGAGGACTTTGTATGTCACTACCTGTCTTCAAGAGTCATGAAATCATGGACCTTTAAACAGAACTTAAGACCTTtaacttctctgtttttttgACAGAGGGGTTAGTAACCAAGAAGTCACctgaaaacaacttttttctgtttcttccccaATACACACAGCCACATCCGTGCTTCTGCCCATTCCTGATTATTTGAGAACAAAGACCATGACAATATTTGAAAGGCACCATCTATGGGATAATACAACAGTGTATTCACTATTTACTGGctaagaagctgaaaaacagtATTTACTTTAGGAATTAAATGGGAGTATTCAGCACATGCAGTCACAACAGAATAAATACTGGGGCTCTGATTGCAGAAATCTCTTCCAAGTATTTCCCAAGATAACTTGAGATAAGATTAACTTTTGCCACTCCAGAACCTTAAAAGTTTCTATTGATGATGACAGAGTATGACCAGATGGTAAACAACTCTGCAACAAGGCTGTAATACACaatttacagggaaaaaaaaagacagaaagacagaaagacagaaagaaagctttcttgagaagtttggacagtgCTGAAGGTGTGTTAATTCAACACCCAGTGGTTCAGGACTATCGCATTTCTATCCAAGGTCATTGCTCAATTTTGTGTGCTGCATCTGTAGCCAAGCAAGGAATCAAATCAACCTTAAACTCAAAACCAGTGCACACTATTAAAACTGGACTATATTTGTCACTCTGAACTTTCTGATCAGCTCAAGACAGATCATAATTCTTCTGATGACCAGTTCATAAGGTTCTAGATAACACCTGAAGTTGCCTATTAATGTCAGTTCAACCAAGAGCAGAGTTAACATCCACAAGAACGTGCAAAGCTGCTTCCCCTCAGTCTCTCAGTTCCATTCTCTCTTGATTTGTCTCCAACACACAGAGAGCTGTGGTTTTCACAGCTTGGTGCAATACTGTGCCGTTCTACAGAACACACAGGGCTCTGTTTTGCACGTGGACCTTTTTGTAGCCAGCCAAGCTCAGCTCTACTTCTTGGATAAGGTCCAGTCATAACTTTGATTCTCACTGCTGCATGGTAGAGAACTGTGTGTTCTTATCTCTCCAAGTGGTGTCACCCTAAGAAATTCTGTTAACACACTTCACTGTACAGATGGATGCACAAACACACCTGTATCTCAAAGCTCTGCACGTGCTTCAGTCTCCTTTCTCCCAGTAACGCAGCACGAGAGCCAATGTGGGCTAACATGGTTCTCCCTCCCAGCCATGCTGCAAAACAGCTCTTATCAGATCAACCCTGCATGGCCAAGGAGCAGAAAAAGTTCTGTGATATTATGCTGGGGTTGTTGTTTTGGCAGTGGGAGCCAAAGGCAGCAGTAAAAGCTCTTGCTTAGCAAAATCCCTGTTGTACAGGTTCATTTACTGCCAGTAAATCAGCTGGGTCTGACATCTGCAAATAGTTATTCATAAAGATGACACAAAAGGCAGCTATAAAGCAGAGGTTTGCTGTTGGGTATTTGTGCAGGCAGCATCCTACTCGAACTAGCTTCATTTCAAATTCAGGGTTACAATCCTTTTAAAACAGCTGTTCAGAGACACTCAGAATATAACTGGCACTCTTCTATGTCTACTTTTCTCCCTGTAATGTGTTTCAAAACTTATACTGCAACAGACACAGTCGCTATAACTCAACCCTGTAAATAAGGCCAGTATTCTGCACAGCCCCTACTCTAAACTGTATTTATACTAACTGAAGTATATTTCATTTGTGTCAATGGATTATCTTTAGTGCAATAGATCGGTTTCTGTTCATTTTCAAGACACAGACAACCAGTCATGTCCAGCAATTTAATTAAAGAAGTATTAGCATTTCTATCCCTAATAtcttaaacatttttaacagtAGCTTTAATAGTGCTTTAGAAATCAAGCTGTAGGggtagaagaataaaaaaaaaaggaaaccagtTTCTCTCCCACTGTTACAGCTACTCTATACCTTTCACAGAGGAAGCAGATTCCTCTAAGTGATCATTCAGGCAACATTAGTGTGATAAGGTATTTACACAATTTATATGGACTGGAATAGTAAAATtgcagtaaaataataaaatacaagcCTATAATGTTAATGATCCCTCATTAATAAAAAGAAGACATTCACAACTTGTTTCATCTAGAAATAGTCAAAATATTATTAAGTTGTGAATACAAACTTCAAACTGTATCAAACAgaacatttttgtctttcaaattACAGCACTTGCCAACACACTGAGCAAGTCCCTACTCGCCTTAAGAGGTTTTGCTTACAACCAATTAATTACTGAAAGTCGATTCTCAATCTGTGCTGTTAATGCATCTTAGAGTACCAGTTAGATCAATATTGTCTTGataaatttccattttcatttgaaaaactaGGATACCATTTATGCCCTCAGAACTGCAAAAGCAAGCATGAAGTAGTTCTACTCCTTAACCTGGCATCAGAAGAACTTGCACTACTCTCAGCCACTGAAAGAAAGAGCACAGATAAACTCATGTTAAAGCTTTTCAGATTAGTTTATGCTGCAGAAATCAtacctttgacttttgtcaccATAGTAACGTGCACAAATGCATTTCTCTTGCAGGTGGACATGAATCTATTCTTCCAGAATCAATGGTCAACCCTGTTCTAATTAATAAGAAAGTTAAAAGATCAAAGTCATATAGAGGAGATGTCCCTGTCAGAAAGGTCACACTGGAGGCAACCAACAGTGGCGACTCAGAAGACAACTTGTTATGGCGTGTCCACCTGGGAACTCACCGCCTGGGGCAGGGCCCTGGACAAGGAGATTCCTGGGATCTTTCCCACTGCAACAAGGCACCATGGAGTTTTGACAACCAGAGACTGATTTCAAAGGGAAATGACACACTGAAGACCAAGGAATATGAAGGAGCAAGTGAACTGTCTGAGCTCAGGCAACTGGGAAGCTCAAGCGTGTTGAACAGCCCCAGGGAAGAGAACGGCTGCAACATTTCAAGCTCCTGCCAAAAGCCTCCTCTGAAATCAGCCACTGCAGCACTTTGGGCACATCAGCAGATTTCTGCTACAAAATGCATGCCAGCCTGCAACAAAATGAACTTTTACCCTTTCCCAAATAGGAAAGGGCCCAGAATTTCTGAAGCAGCAAGGAGGCTTGGATTATATGTCTCACAGTGAGGACATTCAGTAATACCTAAAACTTAGTCAAAAACTTAACTAAAACTTAAAATAGCCAAGTAGTCTTCCCAGTTCATTACACAGATCAACCTGCTGAGGGTCTACTACTTTTATTAGCCACGGAAGATTCTGACTAGATAATCTTTAAtatctttataattttttacatATTATTTCATCATTCACTTTCAAGATATTCAAGATAatttctgatgtattttttaaatcaattaaTAAAACCTCTGCTCATTTCTATTGTTGTAAAGAGACTTagtaaatataatttctttctgatACATAAATTTATCATAATATATTGTTGGTTCCCATCTATCCCTAGTGTTTCATTAGAGAAATAATGAGGTCTCCCCTTCTGCAAGATCTTTAGAGGGAGGAGACCCTCTCTTGCAGGTGCTTTTCAATGACACAAACAGGAGCTATGCATCGCCCACTTCCGGCTGCAAGTGTTCAGACAGGTCTCTTTTTCAAATGTAGGCTTCACAAAAATTGGAAATGGGAAATGTCTCCCCATTTAATAATGGGTAGGATATCATAgtaactgggtttttttcttcacagtagttCAGTATTTAAAGAGtgattaggaagaaaaaaaaagataaagcatAGATATACCTAATAGGTATAACAGGTAAAAAGTACTAGATAACAATTAGTCCACATGAAACAAATTACCTGGAAGAAAATACTTCAAGTATTTCATTGTCCTTTGATTGAATTAGTTATCTTAATTAAACATGGACCTTGAAAACCTTGGTTTTAAAGTCAGTGCAGGTTTATGCATGGACTAAGTAACTAACTCCTTTGTAAACTCCTTCATACAAACACTTTATCCTTTCCTCAGGCTTCTCTAGCATACTACTGTGCTTTGTACTGACTGGAACTAATTTAGAAAAGGCATTTTGCCTTTGGAGAATCTTTCAATTTAATTTCCAAGGACATTATGAAAGAACATTTTCAGTAAGTTTTCATTTGTTAGTGGAGTAGTTTCAGTTATGAGAAAAGTGGCTATACTAACATTTCAAGAGACTGGAATACTACACACACACAATTGTCTAATGAGAAAATGACgggttttttcctaaagcagCTGTGGTGAAAATGAAAtaggaaaatcaggaaaaaactAAAACTTCAAATACTAGAAAGTCCCACTTCTCAAGTGGGCAATACCTTTCCTGTTAACTTCTTCATGTTTGGCCATCGTGGGCAGGAGCTTTCATCACTGTTACCACAGGCTAAGTTTCAAGCACTGAACTTAAGACTGCCATAAAGCAAGTTTACTCTGAGTTTATCAGTAGGCAAGCCTGACTGATTTATGCACATGGGGGAACCTGGAATCCTGAAATTCTAGTTCAATGTCTTGTTCACAAGCCCATGATTCCTGTGAGGTTCCCATTTCCAAAGCTGGAAACGGGACCCTCATGTAGTCCGCATGACTTCCTAAGGAAAACGTTAGGACAGTCCTGCAGGTCCCTCCATTCTAGAATATTTCACACTGCTGAGCAATGATTTCACTCacacataaataaaatagaataaaatagaataaaatccCTTTGCTGCTGGGACAGCATGCTGCTGGTCACATGAAAGAATCAGCCCGCATGAGTTACTTGTAACTGGTGctacccattaaaaaaaatcttatgtcTTTTACAGGTCTCAAAACCATTCCAGGCCTTCTGAGAGCctcaaatacaaaacacagtATTGAGCAGCCCATATTGTACAGCCAGATCCCTGAAGCCTTGCACCTTGCTCCCATTCCAGGACATTTCGGGGACTAGAAGTGACACTGGAGCACTGCCTCAGCCTGAGGTGGTGTTTAGCACCAGGTTTTCCACACCACTCATGTATTCTTCCAACCCAGTCTCTGAACCCAGGTTAACTGTTGACAGCCTCACAACCAGGCAAGACCCTGCCCACTCTGTTGATGGGGAAATATAAACTCCCATGTTAAATCTCACCTACGACACCGATGCCTtcaaaaaatacaggaaaaaacccaacctgcaCATTTGTGCCTCGCAcacagagaggtggtagatgaGGGGTGGCTACAGAACACTCAGACCCAACCCTAGCCTTTTCTGGAGGGACAGTCCCTCAGGCAGCCTTGGGGACCCCCACCACATCCTAGGGATGAGCAATCAGATACTCTGGAGCCAGAAGCTCCTGCTATTGTCCTCAAAATCAGGTTCATTACCCAGTGTGCAACAAGCCAATAATTACACACTTGAGAG encodes the following:
- the C1H9orf152 gene encoding uncharacterized protein C9orf152 homolog gives rise to the protein MKEMSCFCMTFSSLLEQMVKAYKYVTGIFSVTHSSEPQVSDGDKKLTKMDVSVLEEQYDHIKQKQKLQPHIIVYKTGGHESILPESMVNPVLINKKVKRSKSYRGDVPVRKVTLEATNSGDSEDNLLWRVHLGTHRLGQGPGQGDSWDLSHCNKAPWSFDNQRLISKGNDTLKTKEYEGASELSELRQLGSSSVLNSPREENGCNISSSCQKPPLKSATAALWAHQQISATKCMPACNKMNFYPFPNRKGPRISEAARRLGLYVSQ